One genomic window of Candidatus Pseudobacter hemicellulosilyticus includes the following:
- a CDS encoding ATP-binding protein gives MKRHQLSYLQSWKNSQSRKPLIIRGARQVGKTWLMKEFGSKEYENTAYVNLESNATLRAVFTGDFDINRILTAIRIETGETVAPGKTLLILDEIQEAPAALTSLKYFYENAPEYHVIAAGSLLGVALNANTSFPVGKVDFIDLYPFSFIEFLEAVNEKALADLLKSHDWTLINSFADRYIDWLKQYYYVGGMPEVVGTFASRKDFDEIRAIQKRILTAYEQDFSKHAPNEIVPRIRMLWNSIPAQLAKENRKFIYGLLRQGARAKDYELAMSWLIDCGLIHKVNNVSKPAIPLKAYEDFQVFKLFLVDIGLLAAMTDLDVKTLLEGNDIFEEFKGALTEQYVLQQLITGLDAGVYYWSPNNVRSEIDFLIQVAGQVIPIEVKAAENLQAKSLKVYTDKFSPSTALRASMSTYRKKTWLTNLPLYAISELAAVLN, from the coding sequence ATGAAACGCCATCAGTTAAGCTATTTACAGTCCTGGAAAAACAGTCAATCAAGAAAACCACTGATCATTCGTGGGGCGAGGCAGGTAGGGAAAACCTGGCTGATGAAAGAATTCGGCAGCAAGGAATACGAAAATACTGCCTATGTCAATCTGGAAAGCAATGCAACCCTTCGTGCGGTATTTACTGGCGATTTTGATATCAACCGGATTCTTACAGCCATTAGAATTGAAACAGGCGAAACAGTTGCACCAGGCAAAACATTGCTTATTCTGGATGAGATCCAGGAAGCTCCCGCTGCGCTTACGTCATTAAAATATTTTTATGAGAACGCGCCTGAATATCATGTTATAGCAGCAGGTTCTCTTTTGGGGGTTGCATTGAATGCCAATACTTCTTTCCCTGTTGGTAAAGTTGACTTCATAGATCTATATCCCTTTTCTTTTATTGAATTTCTCGAAGCAGTCAATGAAAAGGCGTTGGCAGATTTACTGAAGAGCCATGACTGGACACTCATCAATAGTTTTGCAGACAGGTATATTGATTGGTTGAAGCAATACTATTATGTAGGGGGAATGCCTGAAGTTGTAGGTACATTTGCCAGCAGAAAGGATTTTGACGAAATACGTGCTATACAAAAGCGAATACTGACAGCATATGAGCAGGACTTTTCCAAACATGCACCGAATGAAATTGTGCCTCGCATCCGAATGTTGTGGAACAGTATTCCTGCACAGTTAGCAAAAGAAAACCGGAAGTTTATTTATGGCTTGCTTAGGCAAGGGGCAAGGGCTAAAGATTATGAACTGGCAATGTCCTGGTTGATTGATTGCGGCCTCATTCATAAAGTAAATAATGTCAGTAAGCCAGCCATTCCACTAAAAGCATATGAAGATTTCCAGGTATTCAAGCTCTTTCTTGTAGATATCGGCTTACTGGCAGCTATGACCGATCTCGATGTAAAAACATTGCTGGAGGGGAATGATATTTTTGAAGAATTCAAAGGGGCATTGACTGAGCAATATGTATTACAGCAACTCATAACGGGCCTGGATGCGGGTGTGTATTACTGGTCTCCCAATAATGTCCGCTCAGAAATAGATTTTCTGATCCAGGTGGCTGGCCAGGTAATACCAATTGAAGTAAAGGCGGCAGAAAATCTCCAGGCTAAAAGCCTGAAAGTATACACTGATAAATTCAGTCCTTCTACAGCACTAAGGGCATCTATGTCTACCTATCGGAAAAAAACATGGTTAACCAACCTGCCATTGTATGCAATAAGTGAATTGGCGGCAGTACTTAACTGA
- a CDS encoding FecR family protein has protein sequence MESSRIVILLQQYANGQLDAAGQQELSALLAGDTELLEAQLAELVAQTATEGLSPLPDNWQESVQAILAADALPGMTSLPMARSHDREERLVETIEPQPAVSGTATRRRRLLSARYWMAASFLLVLGTAGYIWFGNPQPATDTVVQQPVVVTDALPGTDGAILTLADGSQLVLDSLGNGVLTTQQGAQVLLQNGTLQYDLQADPQAGQQPAPPQLLAFNTMTTPKGRQFRLLLPDGTRVWLNAASAIRYPTRFGAGNREVELTGEAYFEVTKNSRQPFIVKLTGMGEVEVTGTQFNIKAYADETVATTLLEGAVTIRTPSQQQPMQPGSQTTMLPDGKLHHTPHADTEQAVAWKNRSFSFKETDLKTILKQLARWYDIEVKYQGAVPEKTFTSNLSMDTNLSEILTILRSSKINFSFENGVLTVQ, from the coding sequence ATGGAGTCATCCCGTATCGTTATTCTCCTGCAACAATATGCCAACGGCCAGCTGGATGCTGCCGGGCAGCAGGAATTGTCTGCCCTGCTGGCAGGAGATACGGAGCTGCTGGAAGCACAGCTGGCTGAACTGGTAGCACAAACCGCTACGGAAGGCCTGAGCCCTCTGCCGGATAACTGGCAGGAATCGGTACAGGCGATCCTGGCGGCGGATGCCCTGCCCGGCATGACATCGCTTCCCATGGCAAGGAGCCATGACAGGGAAGAAAGACTTGTGGAGACAATAGAACCCCAGCCCGCCGTTTCCGGTACGGCAACCCGCAGGCGTCGCCTGCTGAGTGCCCGGTATTGGATGGCCGCCAGCTTCCTGCTGGTGCTGGGTACAGCAGGTTATATCTGGTTTGGCAACCCGCAGCCCGCCACCGATACTGTGGTGCAGCAACCAGTGGTTGTGACCGATGCCCTGCCCGGGACCGATGGCGCTATCCTCACCCTGGCTGATGGCTCACAACTGGTGCTGGACAGCCTGGGCAATGGGGTGCTGACCACCCAGCAGGGCGCTCAGGTGCTGCTGCAAAATGGCACCCTGCAATATGATCTGCAGGCTGATCCACAGGCTGGTCAGCAACCGGCGCCGCCTCAACTGCTGGCTTTTAATACCATGACCACCCCCAAGGGACGACAGTTCCGGCTGCTGCTGCCCGATGGCACCAGGGTATGGCTCAATGCCGCCAGCGCTATCCGCTATCCCACCCGCTTCGGGGCAGGGAACCGGGAGGTGGAACTGACCGGCGAAGCGTATTTTGAAGTGACGAAGAACAGCCGGCAGCCCTTTATTGTGAAGCTGACCGGTATGGGAGAAGTGGAAGTAACAGGTACCCAATTCAACATCAAAGCATATGCGGACGAAACGGTGGCTACCACTTTGCTGGAAGGAGCCGTTACAATACGCACCCCATCACAACAACAACCGATGCAACCCGGCAGTCAGACCACAATGCTGCCAGACGGAAAGCTCCATCATACCCCGCATGCGGATACGGAGCAGGCTGTAGCCTGGAAGAACAGGTCGTTCAGTTTTAAAGAGACCGACCTGAAAACTATCCTCAAACAGCTGGCCCGCTGGTATGATATAGAAGTAAAATACCAGGGAGCAGTTCCTGAAAAGACATTTACGTCGAACTTATCCATGGACACCAATCTCTCAGAGATCCTGACCATCCTGCGTTCCAGTAAGATCAATTTTTCTTTTGAGAACGGAGTGTTGACAGTACAGTAG
- a CDS encoding DUF4843 domain-containing protein, with amino-acid sequence MKSSRFYYTLLILLTLVAVACEKNEQDPSFKTQARLLLSGLEAEGARTDTIGFTFAIWPTSLADTQVTVVAQTMGNLSGQDRSFSIAVDTGTTALPEEYSLPASFVIPADSFRARFPVTIKRSSRLTAQAVKLALVVKENEHFLPGPRFTGSVVYSGPRFSIVWTEVLTQPAIWNSSMLYAVGRWSRVKHQAIIDVTGIRNYEGLGYSQTYAIAATMLDWLNDYNASHPNDPLRDENGLEVKICSQCN; translated from the coding sequence ATGAAAAGTTCCCGCTTTTATTATACCCTTCTCATCCTGTTGACTCTGGTGGCGGTTGCCTGCGAAAAGAATGAGCAGGACCCCAGCTTTAAAACGCAGGCCCGGTTGCTGCTCAGTGGCCTGGAAGCAGAAGGGGCCCGCACAGATACCATCGGGTTCACCTTTGCTATCTGGCCTACCTCCCTGGCAGATACGCAGGTAACGGTAGTGGCCCAGACCATGGGCAATCTTTCCGGCCAGGACCGCAGCTTCAGCATTGCGGTGGATACCGGCACTACTGCCCTGCCGGAAGAATACAGTCTGCCGGCAAGCTTTGTGATACCGGCTGATAGTTTCCGTGCCAGATTTCCTGTTACTATCAAAAGGTCCTCCCGGCTTACTGCACAGGCCGTGAAGCTGGCCCTGGTAGTAAAAGAAAATGAGCATTTCCTGCCTGGTCCGCGCTTCACCGGCAGTGTGGTTTATTCCGGTCCCCGCTTCAGTATTGTGTGGACGGAAGTGCTGACCCAGCCCGCTATCTGGAACAGCAGTATGCTGTATGCAGTGGGCCGATGGAGCCGCGTGAAACACCAGGCCATCATTGATGTTACCGGCATCCGCAACTATGAAGGGCTGGGCTACTCCCAGACCTATGCCATTGCCGCCACCATGCTGGACTGGCTCAATGACTACAATGCCAGTCATCCCAATGATCCCTTGCGGGATGAAAATGGCCTGGAGGTAAAGATCTGCAGCCAGTGCAATTGA
- a CDS encoding DinB family protein, translated as MSLAAQAAKQLHDVYFGGNWTVSNLKEQLSTVNWQQATTQVGQLNTIAKLAFHLNYYVHEVAKVLQGEPLTAKDKFSWEPPAINNEDDWQQLLGQLWQDGQRFSELIGQLPDSKFAEPFIAPQYGDYYRNIHGIIEHIHYHLGQIAVIKKLL; from the coding sequence ATGTCACTCGCCGCCCAAGCTGCCAAACAACTGCACGATGTTTATTTCGGGGGCAACTGGACCGTTTCCAATCTTAAAGAACAGCTGAGTACGGTAAACTGGCAACAGGCTACTACCCAGGTGGGTCAGCTCAACACAATTGCCAAACTGGCCTTTCACCTGAATTATTACGTGCATGAAGTAGCCAAAGTGCTGCAGGGCGAACCCCTTACTGCCAAGGACAAATTCAGCTGGGAGCCCCCGGCTATCAATAATGAGGACGACTGGCAACAATTACTGGGGCAACTGTGGCAGGATGGCCAACGATTCTCAGAACTGATTGGCCAGCTGCCGGACAGTAAATTTGCTGAACCATTCATCGCTCCCCAATACGGCGATTACTACCGGAATATCCACGGCATCATTGAACATATCCACTATCACCTGGGACAGATCGCGGTCATTAAAAAGCTGCTGTAG
- a CDS encoding sigma-70 family RNA polymerase sigma factor has protein sequence MPQEKLHIDTLTIERIAEGDQQAFATFYHCYYPQLRPFLQKYTPSAAEADEVIQQTFLRVWIHRDKLPEIENIPGWLYRITAREYLRQVRSKLRLREKILLPGEISHPDTTGKPTSDDPLSVRELHLLIQQAVQTLSPQRREVFQLSRGQQLGIQEIADQLELAPKTVKNTLTAALTQIRAYLRQHGYSLGILALLKLLY, from the coding sequence TTGCCGCAGGAGAAGTTACATATCGACACGCTGACAATTGAACGGATTGCCGAAGGTGATCAGCAGGCATTTGCCACATTTTATCACTGTTATTATCCGCAGCTCCGTCCTTTCCTGCAAAAATATACACCCTCCGCCGCCGAGGCCGACGAAGTGATCCAGCAGACCTTTCTCCGGGTATGGATCCACCGCGACAAACTGCCCGAAATAGAGAATATCCCCGGCTGGCTCTACAGGATCACCGCACGTGAATACCTCCGGCAGGTACGCAGCAAACTGCGGCTCCGGGAAAAGATCCTGCTGCCCGGTGAGATCAGCCACCCTGATACAACCGGCAAACCCACAAGTGATGACCCCTTATCCGTCCGAGAACTTCACCTCCTTATCCAACAGGCCGTTCAAACCTTGTCTCCCCAGCGCAGGGAAGTATTCCAGTTAAGCAGAGGTCAGCAGCTCGGTATCCAGGAGATAGCTGATCAGCTGGAACTGGCGCCCAAAACGGTCAAAAACACGCTGACGGCGGCTTTGACGCAGATCAGGGCTTACCTGCGGCAGCATGGTTATAGCCTTGGTATCCTGGCCTTGCTGAAACTGTTGTACTGA
- a CDS encoding PKD-like family lipoprotein: MKRISYICYSLSLLVLLASCLKDKGNYSYTTVPALYVDTVGKQTRFEVYQSQDKLHIEPAVVYEGDVSQLTHLWRLYAANNAFDTLSKRAVVDTVITRPPGTYTVEYEATDRTGLKALMQYTVVVTSATPSGWMVAYENAEGNTDVDLIRSALFMTGSPDVVLRNIYSGRNGAALPGKPVSVLYVTTGLGYLFTNTTGVKVQNTDFAFAQNFSQIFLLNNPPAVVKPEAFWLGSFNQGILVNNGDVYWASENSLIGKVTVDAKGYRAAPFVYQQYAKQGGFYDQLNRRFIIIEQQTSQATTFTNASGSARFNLNNIGKELLFIERGFGQNDNPVDPYKYAIFRDPDGAGRYLYVINFQAPASPDVAAIDISSAPDIQDARFYAVGNLGPAAFYGTSSKVYNYQVNSAGNSITTPVVGFTAPAGEEITCMKLFKGHGTFGVGAPTANDSKFMYVATWNEGQQQGKVYLLSANITSGELGATPLATWIVGGKVGDMSYKIQ, encoded by the coding sequence ATGAAGCGAATCTCTTATATATGCTACTCCCTTTCCCTGCTGGTGCTCCTGGCCAGCTGCCTGAAGGACAAAGGGAACTATAGTTATACAACGGTCCCTGCACTGTATGTGGACACTGTTGGCAAACAGACCAGGTTTGAAGTTTACCAGAGCCAGGACAAGCTGCATATTGAACCGGCAGTGGTCTATGAGGGCGATGTCAGCCAGCTGACGCATCTCTGGCGTTTATATGCCGCCAACAATGCGTTTGATACCCTGTCGAAACGTGCAGTGGTGGATACGGTGATCACCCGGCCGCCGGGCACCTATACCGTGGAATATGAAGCTACGGACCGCACCGGCCTCAAGGCGCTGATGCAGTATACGGTAGTGGTGACCTCTGCTACGCCTTCCGGCTGGATGGTGGCTTATGAAAATGCGGAGGGCAATACAGATGTGGACCTGATCCGCTCGGCCCTGTTCATGACCGGGTCACCGGATGTGGTATTGCGCAATATCTACTCCGGCAGGAACGGTGCAGCCCTGCCCGGCAAGCCGGTTTCCGTGCTGTATGTCACTACAGGACTGGGGTACCTGTTTACCAATACCACGGGCGTAAAAGTGCAGAACACGGACTTTGCGTTCGCCCAAAATTTTTCTCAGATCTTTCTGCTTAACAACCCGCCGGCCGTTGTTAAACCGGAAGCCTTCTGGCTGGGAAGTTTCAACCAGGGTATCCTGGTCAATAATGGTGATGTATACTGGGCTTCTGAGAACAGCCTGATCGGTAAGGTCACCGTAGATGCCAAAGGCTATCGCGCTGCTCCCTTCGTGTATCAGCAATATGCCAAGCAGGGTGGTTTCTATGACCAGCTGAACCGGCGCTTCATTATAATTGAACAGCAGACCAGCCAGGCCACCACATTCACCAATGCCAGTGGCAGCGCCCGTTTCAACCTGAACAATATCGGAAAGGAACTGCTGTTCATTGAAAGAGGATTTGGCCAGAATGACAATCCCGTGGATCCTTATAAATATGCCATCTTCAGAGATCCTGACGGCGCGGGCCGCTATCTCTATGTGATCAATTTCCAGGCGCCTGCTTCACCTGATGTGGCCGCTATTGATATTTCATCCGCGCCGGATATACAGGATGCCCGCTTCTATGCCGTTGGCAACCTCGGTCCTGCCGCTTTTTATGGCACTTCTTCCAAAGTGTACAATTACCAGGTGAACTCAGCCGGTAACAGTATCACTACGCCTGTAGTGGGTTTTACAGCGCCTGCCGGGGAAGAGATCACCTGCATGAAGCTGTTTAAAGGGCATGGCACTTTCGGTGTGGGCGCGCCTACTGCCAACGACAGTAAGTTCATGTATGTAGCTACCTGGAATGAAGGTCAGCAGCAGGGAAAAGTATACCTGCTGTCCGCCAATATCACCAGTGGTGAGTTAGGCGCCACCCCGCTGGCTACCTGGATAGTAGGTGGTAAGGTGGGCGACATGTCCTATAAAATACAGTAA
- a CDS encoding RagB/SusD family nutrient uptake outer membrane protein — MNKYRIQTILLAALTVLLAASCQKWVEVTPKTQIEDIEFYSNEQGFKEALNGIYINMGRPGQYGREYTFGLSDVLGGMYVLSTSNGSLRYRDARAGLYTNTNVQNLTDTMWRFQYNSIANVNKLIEELDKVDTTLFKTGNYGVIRGEALGLRAFLHFDLLRFFGTAISAGGADLPAIPYVKTYAPTVTGKSTHQQVLTAILADLQEAAALLQNDPIHTGEVITTDRDNGYLMNRKLRFNYYAVRALQARVNLWAGKTADALSPAEELISVSAGKFPWITQASVAASEISRDRVFTTEHIFGLFMNDIAQNYVDILDSSRYSTTLIINSSRITEQFETSTVGAADYRRVYLIRELTNIAQPKTFFGKLYQPVGIPADFGKKMPLIRIPEMYYIAAECLKETNPEKAVTYINTVRASRGISSPIAATATAEQIQAEIRKEYWKEFPSEGQFLFYLKRTNSGTVPGVTGTFPTARYVLPLPPAELEFGY; from the coding sequence ATGAACAAGTATCGAATCCAGACCATACTGCTTGCTGCTCTTACTGTGCTGCTGGCTGCTTCCTGCCAGAAATGGGTGGAGGTAACGCCTAAAACACAGATCGAGGACATCGAGTTCTACAGCAATGAACAGGGTTTCAAGGAAGCCCTGAATGGTATCTATATCAACATGGGCCGGCCGGGCCAGTACGGAAGGGAATATACTTTCGGTCTCTCCGATGTGCTGGGCGGAATGTATGTACTCAGCACTTCCAACGGCTCCCTGCGTTACCGGGATGCCCGTGCGGGACTGTACACCAATACCAATGTGCAGAACCTGACGGATACCATGTGGAGATTCCAGTATAATTCCATCGCCAATGTCAATAAGCTCATTGAAGAGCTGGATAAAGTGGACACCACCTTATTCAAGACCGGCAATTACGGGGTCATCAGAGGCGAGGCCCTGGGCCTGCGGGCTTTCCTCCATTTTGACCTGCTTCGCTTTTTCGGAACAGCCATCAGTGCCGGAGGCGCTGATCTGCCCGCTATTCCTTACGTGAAGACCTATGCGCCCACTGTTACGGGTAAGTCTACCCACCAGCAGGTGCTGACCGCCATCCTGGCTGATCTGCAGGAGGCGGCTGCGCTGCTGCAGAATGATCCGATCCATACGGGAGAAGTGATCACTACCGACCGGGATAATGGTTACCTCATGAACCGCAAGCTGCGCTTCAATTATTATGCAGTGCGTGCATTGCAGGCAAGGGTTAACCTCTGGGCTGGTAAAACAGCCGATGCATTGTCTCCCGCAGAAGAGCTGATCAGTGTGTCAGCCGGCAAATTTCCGTGGATCACCCAGGCCAGTGTAGCCGCCAGTGAGATCAGCCGGGACAGGGTCTTTACTACTGAGCATATTTTCGGCCTTTTCATGAATGACATAGCTCAGAATTATGTGGACATCCTGGATTCTTCCCGTTATTCCACCACTTTGATCATCAACAGCTCCCGTATCACAGAACAGTTTGAGACCAGTACGGTAGGCGCTGCTGATTACCGGCGTGTATACCTGATCAGAGAGTTGACCAATATTGCCCAGCCCAAGACCTTCTTCGGCAAACTGTATCAGCCTGTGGGTATACCGGCCGACTTTGGTAAAAAGATGCCGCTGATCCGGATCCCGGAGATGTACTATATCGCTGCGGAATGTTTGAAAGAGACCAATCCGGAAAAGGCGGTGACCTATATCAACACTGTTCGCGCCAGCAGGGGGATCAGTTCGCCCATTGCTGCTACCGCAACGGCAGAACAGATACAGGCTGAGATCAGGAAAGAATACTGGAAAGAGTTCCCTTCGGAAGGTCAGTTCCTGTTTTACCTGAAACGTACCAATAGCGGCACGGTGCCCGGTGTTACCGGTACTTTCCCCACTGCCAGGTATGTGCTGCCGCTGCCGCCGGCAGAACTTGAATTTGGTTATTAA
- a CDS encoding SusC/RagA family TonB-linked outer membrane protein, translating to MRITAFLLLIGTLQVSASGLAQTLSLSEKNSPLEKVLTRIKNQTGYQFWIEASLLHSAKPISIEVKNAPLKEVLDRCFDDQPLSYQIVGKVIIVQDKPNAPPRTPETDPFELISGMVVDAKTGDPIAGASILVKGEKKGVSSNEKGEFSINARPGNTLVVSSVGYAPKEVVLGRSQRPLRISLEITDASMKDIVVTGMFTRKASSFTGATISFTREELLKVGSVNVLQSLRNLDPAFQVLDNIDLGSDPNTIPNIQLRGQTGLPDLRGEYTTDPNLPLFILDGFETTIQKVLDLDIYRVKSIQLLKDAASKAIYGSRAANGVVVIETMRPQSGKLRFSYNTNITLQAPDLSSYNLTNASEKLEAEVAAGIYSNASSGNSQYTLKQQYDEVLRLVQSGVNTDWLSKPLRNAWGQRHSIRMEGGDESFRYGVDLMYNDVAGVMKGSDRKTTTAAIDLTYRVKKLAFNNILTISSNRANNSPWGSFSQYAGMNPYLPYADEQGRIMKQVNSISRMQGGGGGLASEAVYNPAYNSTLHVTDYSRYLDVTNNFSLDWRMLPGLRLLANFSLTKQLNESHLFLPADHTMFTTSEFSGDNAARKGRYTKGDGHLDVYAGRLMLNYNKNIGLHYLAVNAGGDYSSNSTELISNTMEGFPNDRLDFLPLGLQYMQNSRPDGYESTVKDMSGILSANYSYDDRYLFDVSYRATQSSLYGKDNRWGQFWSTGIGWNIHREAFFSKSGVVDQLRLRATTGYTGSQNFNSTISKATYAYYLKNAYSSFGNGANLVGLANAALKWQRKRDVNFGADVSLFKRINLRFDYYISTTDGLVTDITLPPSAGFDTYKANLGKVENKGYDLRADVKVYSNDAKKSSLVLFVMASHNKNTIKQISNALKAWNSQQDAISSYNADTNKTAAVPRVRFAEGQSMNAIWAVRSAGIDPATGREVYIKQDGTVTYTWNANDQVVAGDLLPKISGNFGFNLLHAGWQVNASFRFQYGGQMYNSTLVSKVENADIYRNVDKRVLTDRWRKAGDVSFFKDVASTTTTQLSTRFVEDNNQLNFASLNITYDLDRFAKVRSWGFSRLRAGINMNELFVLSSVLVERGTAYPFARNYQFTLQASF from the coding sequence ATGAGAATCACAGCATTTCTCCTTTTAATCGGAACGCTCCAGGTATCGGCCTCCGGCCTGGCACAGACACTTAGTTTATCAGAAAAGAACAGCCCGCTGGAAAAAGTCCTGACCAGGATCAAAAACCAGACCGGCTATCAGTTCTGGATAGAGGCCAGTCTCCTCCATTCAGCAAAACCCATCAGCATTGAGGTTAAGAACGCACCACTCAAAGAGGTCCTGGACCGCTGTTTCGATGATCAGCCCCTCAGCTACCAGATCGTAGGTAAAGTCATCATTGTGCAGGATAAACCCAACGCTCCGCCCCGCACCCCGGAAACAGATCCCTTTGAGCTGATCTCCGGTATGGTGGTGGATGCTAAAACAGGGGATCCAATTGCAGGCGCCAGTATCCTTGTAAAAGGGGAGAAGAAAGGCGTCAGCTCCAACGAGAAAGGCGAGTTCTCCATTAATGCCCGGCCAGGCAATACCCTGGTAGTTTCATCAGTTGGTTATGCCCCCAAAGAAGTGGTGCTGGGACGCTCCCAGCGGCCCCTGCGCATTTCACTGGAAATAACAGATGCCTCTATGAAAGATATCGTGGTAACGGGGATGTTCACCCGTAAGGCATCCAGCTTTACAGGTGCTACTATCAGTTTTACCCGCGAAGAATTGCTCAAGGTAGGCAGTGTGAACGTGCTGCAAAGCCTGCGTAACCTGGATCCCGCCTTCCAGGTGCTGGACAACATTGACCTGGGTTCTGACCCAAATACGATACCCAATATCCAGCTGCGTGGCCAGACCGGCCTGCCGGACCTGCGCGGAGAATATACAACAGATCCCAACCTGCCGCTCTTTATCCTGGATGGATTTGAGACCACCATCCAGAAAGTGCTGGACCTGGATATCTATCGTGTTAAAAGTATTCAGCTGCTGAAAGACGCCGCCTCAAAAGCCATCTACGGTTCCAGGGCCGCCAATGGCGTGGTGGTCATTGAAACTATGCGGCCACAGTCCGGTAAGCTGCGCTTCTCCTATAATACCAATATCACGCTGCAGGCGCCTGATCTCTCCAGCTATAACCTGACCAATGCATCGGAAAAACTGGAAGCAGAAGTGGCCGCCGGCATTTACAGTAATGCCAGCTCCGGCAACTCCCAGTACACCCTGAAGCAACAGTATGATGAAGTGCTTCGCCTGGTGCAGAGCGGTGTCAATACGGACTGGCTCTCCAAGCCCCTCCGCAATGCCTGGGGACAAAGGCATTCTATCCGGATGGAAGGCGGCGATGAATCTTTCCGCTATGGGGTAGACCTCATGTACAACGATGTGGCCGGCGTAATGAAAGGTTCCGACAGGAAGACCACCACCGCGGCCATCGATCTCACCTACCGGGTCAAAAAACTGGCCTTCAATAATATCCTGACCATTTCCAGCAACAGGGCCAATAACTCTCCCTGGGGAAGCTTTTCACAATATGCAGGGATGAACCCCTACCTGCCTTATGCTGATGAGCAGGGACGGATCATGAAACAGGTCAATTCCATTTCCCGTATGCAGGGCGGCGGTGGCGGCCTGGCCAGTGAAGCGGTGTACAACCCTGCCTATAACAGTACCCTCCATGTAACCGATTATTCCCGCTACCTGGATGTTACCAATAATTTCAGCCTGGACTGGCGCATGCTGCCGGGTCTGCGGCTGCTGGCCAATTTCAGCCTGACCAAACAGCTGAATGAAAGCCATCTCTTCCTGCCAGCTGATCATACCATGTTCACCACGTCCGAATTCTCGGGCGACAATGCCGCCCGGAAAGGAAGGTATACCAAGGGCGATGGCCACCTGGACGTTTATGCCGGCAGGCTGATGCTGAACTATAATAAGAATATAGGCCTGCATTATCTGGCTGTCAATGCCGGTGGCGACTATAGCAGTAATTCCACCGAGCTGATCTCAAATACTATGGAAGGGTTTCCCAACGACCGGCTCGACTTCCTGCCCCTGGGTCTCCAATACATGCAGAACTCCAGACCCGATGGCTATGAGAGCACGGTGAAGGATATGAGCGGCATCCTTTCAGCCAACTACTCTTATGACGATCGCTATCTCTTTGATGTTTCCTACAGGGCCACCCAATCTTCCCTGTATGGAAAAGACAATCGCTGGGGTCAGTTCTGGTCTACCGGTATTGGCTGGAATATCCACCGCGAAGCCTTCTTCTCCAAATCCGGGGTGGTAGACCAGCTCCGGCTGCGCGCCACCACGGGCTATACAGGTTCACAGAATTTCAATTCCACCATCAGCAAGGCCACTTACGCCTACTACCTGAAAAACGCCTATTCCAGCTTTGGCAATGGCGCCAACCTGGTAGGACTGGCCAATGCCGCCCTTAAATGGCAACGGAAACGCGATGTGAACTTTGGCGCCGATGTATCCCTCTTCAAAAGGATCAACCTGCGCTTTGATTATTATATCAGCACCACGGATGGACTGGTGACCGATATTACCCTGCCACCCTCTGCCGGTTTCGATACCTACAAGGCCAATCTCGGTAAAGTGGAGAACAAAGGGTATGATCTGCGGGCTGATGTTAAGGTCTACAGCAACGACGCCAAAAAAAGCTCGCTGGTGCTTTTTGTAATGGCCTCGCACAACAAGAATACCATCAAGCAGATCTCCAATGCACTCAAGGCCTGGAACTCACAGCAGGACGCCATCAGCAGCTATAATGCTGATACCAATAAAACAGCTGCTGTGCCCAGGGTCCGCTTTGCAGAAGGACAATCTATGAACGCTATCTGGGCCGTACGCTCCGCAGGCATTGACCCCGCTACCGGCAGGGAAGTTTATATTAAACAGGATGGTACCGTCACGTACACCTGGAATGCCAACGACCAGGTAGTGGCTGGCGACCTGCTGCCCAAGATCTCCGGTAATTTTGGTTTCAACCTCCTGCATGCCGGCTGGCAGGTGAATGCCAGCTTCCGCTTTCAGTATGGCGGACAGATGTATAATTCCACCCTGGTGAGCAAAGTAGAAAATGCAGATATCTACCGCAATGTAGATAAACGCGTGCTGACGGATCGCTGGCGCAAAGCCGGTGATGTAAGCTTTTTCAAGGATGTGGCCAGCACCACTACTACCCAGCTGAGCACCCGCTTTGTGGAAGATAACAACCAGCTGAATTTCGCTTCGCTCAATATTACCTACGACCTGGATCGCTTTGCGAAGGTCAGGTCCTGGGGTTTTTCCAGGCTGCGGGCCGGGATCAATATGAATGAGCTGTTTGTATTGTCGTCCGTACTGGTAGAGCGCGGAACGGCTTATCCTTTTGCCCGTAACTACCAGTTCACCCTGCAGGCTTCATTCTAA